Below is a window of Acidobacteriota bacterium DNA.
TCAAGGCGCCCGCGACCGAAGCGAAGATACCCGATCCGACCGAGCCTCCCAACGAGCTGGTCATGACCATCGTCATTGGCGAGGCCTCGCGGCGGGCCGGTACCTACATCGGCCCGGTGGGCGTTGCAGCGCTCAGACAAGCAATCCAGACCGAGGAACAGGCTCACGCATACTTCGCGGCACAACCGTCGAAGCCCAAAACCAGGATACTGCTCCCGACTCGCTTCTTGCCGCTTCCCTGACCGCGGCTCTCCGCATCCAGCTATTGACGCAGGCCACAATGAGCCAATCAGCGCTTGCCTCAAGGCCGCGAGAAGCCCCATAAATGGGGCTAGACACGGAAACCGCCGCGCTGTCATCCCAGGCGTAAACGCGCTGGGCTAGTGGAAAACAGAATCGCAAAGGCCAACCACAGTGTCCAATGTTGATGCCCCCATGTTCGCATGCTAGACTCGATTCCGATGTTCCGCTTGCTTGATCGCTACCTGATACGTGAGATCGTACCCTACTTGCTCCTGGCGTTGATGCTGCTAACAGCAATCATTTTCGCTCAAGAGGCAAGCCGATTCTCAGAACTGCTGGTCGTTGCATCCCGCAACGGGTTGCCGATGCAGACTCTGTGGCGAGTGATGACCGCGCTCATTCCCGGCATCTTCGTGTTCACCCTTCCGATCTCTCTTCTGATTGGTACGCTGGTCGGGCTGGGCCGCTTGTCGGGCGACAGCGAGATCATTGCGCTCGGAGCTAGCGGCACCAGTCGTGTGCGTATGCTCGTCCCGGCGGTGCTCATTTCCTTGATCGTCGCCGCGGTGATGGTCTATATAACGTTTAACCTGCTTCCGCGATCTGTCCGAAATCTTACAGACTTGAAGGCAAACCGGTCCCTCATCTTTCAAGGATTGAACGCCGAGATCAAACCTCGCGTGTTTGAAGAAAGCATTCCGCAGAAGGTCCTCTACATCGAGGACATCGACCGTCCGAATAGCCAATGGCACAACATCCTTCTGGTCGATCTCGGCAAAGGACCCGGTCAGATGACTATAGTGACCGCGACATCCGGCTCACTGCGGCAGGGCGAGCGGTCTGAGATGCCTGAGTTGCATCTGCAACGAGTCGCCCTCCACCAGACGGACACGGGCGAGCCGGAAGCGCAGGATCAGATCGAGCCACACAACCAGCTCCCACAGCCAGCGTCAGCGACGCCGCCGGCTGCCGCGCCATCAACACCCGCCGATCAGCCGTCTTCTCAGGAAAGGCAAAAGGACAAGGAGAAAAAAAGGGGAAGCAACAATCAGCCGCCCCCCTATACTGCCGCGCGCTTCGATGAATGGACCTACGGCCTGGAGGTTTCGGAGGAAAAGAAAAATGAGTCAACTGGCATCGACCGGGAATCTCATCAGGTGGAAGAAATGGAGTGGGGCGATCTGATCGCGTACGCTCCCTCTGAATCTGACGCGCGCGAATGGCTTGCCGAGGTGCATAAGCGACTGGCGTTGCCGGCTGCATGCCTGGTATTTGCGCTACTGGGCGTGGGCTTCGGAATCAGCAACGTCCGTACTGGACGTTCGTTCGGACTATTGCTTGGTCTGGGCATTACCATCGTCTATTACCTGCTGGCTTTGTGGGGCCAGCATTCGGCGCTTGCGGGCAAGCTGCCGGTGTGGCTGGGAATTTGGCTAGCAAACATTGCACTCGCCGCGCTCGGCGTGATTGTGCTCCTTTTTCAGCGGCGGCCGGGATGGGATCCACTGTCCGCATTGAGCAGTCTTCGGCACGCCTGGCCATCGAACAAGGGCCACGCAGAGATTGGACGGCTCCCCGGAGCGACGCAAGTCGTCGAGTCGCCGCGCGTAGCGGTCGCGCGACTGCGCCGATCTGCCCTGCCGCAGTTGCTCGACAGACTGGTCCTGTCGGACCTCACGCGTTTCTTTCTATTTATCCTCGGCGGCTTCTCGTCGCTTATTCTCATCATCACTTTGTTTCAGTTGTTGGACTATATCACTCGCAACAACATCGAATGGATGGTAGTAGCAAACTACCTGTTGTTTCTGCTTCCGTGGATTGTCAACCAATTTGCTCCGATGGCGGCGCTGGTGGCCGTAATGGTTACCTTCGGGATCCTCCACAAGACCAGCCAGGTCGTCGCGCTGAAAGCTTCGGGCCAGTCGA
It encodes the following:
- a CDS encoding LptF/LptG family permease yields the protein MLDSIPMFRLLDRYLIREIVPYLLLALMLLTAIIFAQEASRFSELLVVASRNGLPMQTLWRVMTALIPGIFVFTLPISLLIGTLVGLGRLSGDSEIIALGASGTSRVRMLVPAVLISLIVAAVMVYITFNLLPRSVRNLTDLKANRSLIFQGLNAEIKPRVFEESIPQKVLYIEDIDRPNSQWHNILLVDLGKGPGQMTIVTATSGSLRQGERSEMPELHLQRVALHQTDTGEPEAQDQIEPHNQLPQPASATPPAAAPSTPADQPSSQERQKDKEKKRGSNNQPPPYTAARFDEWTYGLEVSEEKKNESTGIDRESHQVEEMEWGDLIAYAPSESDAREWLAEVHKRLALPAACLVFALLGVGFGISNVRTGRSFGLLLGLGITIVYYLLALWGQHSALAGKLPVWLGIWLANIALAALGVIVLLFQRRPGWDPLSALSSLRHAWPSNKGHAEIGRLPGATQVVESPRVAVARLRRSALPQLLDRLVLSDLTRFFLFILGGFSSLILIITLFQLLDYITRNNIEWMVVANYLLFLLPWIVNQFAPMAALVAVMVTFGILHKTSQVVALKASGQSIFRLAAPALLASVLLSVFVFVNQDYILPFTNRRQNNLRYLIRKGQEPPQTFYQTANKWIFGTESRIFNYAYFTPTTNTFARLNVLDLSREPFSIKRRLYARRASWDNSTQEWVLENGWERRFEGDRPVAFEPFVQRRVVLAEHPEYFKKETVGSASMTLAELRRAITDLSHSGFDVLDLRIALQSKIAFPLTCLVMVIVGLPFSFSVGKRGALYGVAIGIAIGLAYWGLTGLFEQMGRYEMLPPMLAAWGPNMLFGAGGLYLFLTSRT